One genomic segment of Coturnix japonica isolate 7356 unplaced genomic scaffold, Coturnix japonica 2.1 chrUnrandom546, whole genome shotgun sequence includes these proteins:
- the LOC107307326 gene encoding neurexin-2-beta-like, whose translation MGNTARTSWWASAECPSDDEDLEECEPGTGGELVLAAAPLSPSPSPSPRSVPPGCGPDCEEPSGFASGEAADSNVPPTDDEDFVSNPRGSPGTTGDIDTDTGNHRVVNRHRDVITPPGVTAVAITVSGPLPGLVPAGERHPREGGLGRGRVTVVPVTPRPVVPTAAAAPGAVEVVREAGGTTGMVVGIVAAAALCILILLYAMYKYRNRDEGSYQVDQNRHYIGTTGPTAAMNDGNAGNAATTGSVSAVGNPKEKTTGNTPKAAGKARRNKDKEYYV comes from the exons ATGGG aaacACTGCACGGACCTCCTGGTGGGCCTCAGCCGAGTGCCCAAGTGACGACGAGGACCTGGAGGAGTGTGAACCCGGCACAG GCGGCGAGCTGGTCCTGGCGGCTGCCCCGCTGTCCCCGTCCCCGTCCCCGTCCCCCCGCTCGGTTCCCCCGGGCTGCGGTCCGGATTGCGAAGAACCTTCGGGTTTCGCTTCTGGCGAAGCGGCGGATTCCAACGTTCCGCCTACGGATGATGAAGACTTCGTATCGAACCCTCGCGGTTCTCCCGGTACCACCGGCGATATTGATACCGATACCGGCAACCATCGTGTTGTCAACCGGCACCGCGATGTCATCACCCCACCCGGTGTTACCGCCGTCGCCATTACCGTATCGGGCCCGTTACCTGGTTTGGTACCGGCCGGTGAACGGCACCCAAGGGAAGGGGGTTTGGGTCGGGGTCGTGTGACGGTTGTTCCCGTTACCCCCCGTCCCGTTGTCCCTACAGCCGCCGCAGCTCCCGGTGCCGTTGAGGTTGTACGTGAAGCCGGCGGAACCACCGGGATGGTGGTCGGGATcgtggcggcggcggcgctcTGTATCCTCATCCTCCTGTACGCCATGTACAAGTACAGGAACAGGGACGAAGGGTCTTATCAAGTGGATCAGAACCGACATTACATCGGGACAACCGGACCCACGGCGGCCATGAACGACGGCAACGCCGGCAACGCCGCGACAACCGGTTCCGTGTCGGCGGTTGGGAATCCTAAAGAGAAAACAACCGGGAACACACCGAAAGCGGCCGGCAAAGCCCGGAGGAATAAGGACAAGGAGTATTATGTCTGA